AGTGTTTTGGAAAAGAAAATTGATCAACACTTTAACTATGAAAACAAAAAATTTAAGCCTTATGAAAAAATTATTTTTATTTCTAATCGCTGCGGTTACGATGACATTTATCGCATGCAGTGATGATGATAACGGACCGACCCCAATCATACAAGATGCTGATGGTGATGGTATCGAAGACAGCGTTGATAATTGCCCAAATGCTGCGAATGCCGACCAAGCGGACAACGATAATGATGGCATTGGCAACGTTTGCGATCCCACCCCGAATGGTGAAGTGGCTACGTGTAATGATGGCATAAAGAATGGAGATGAAACCGATGTTGATTTTGGGGGTTCTTGTGCAGGTCTAATCACAGTTACAGGTGAAATTACCGAAGACACAACTTGGACCAGGGATAATATTTATTTGCTTGGCGGCAAAGTAGTTGTAGGCGTGGGCGTCACTTTGACCATAGAACCTGGTACCATCATAAAAGGTAAATCCGGGTCGGGTTCCTTAGCTTCCGCACTTATAGTGCAAAGAGGTTCTAAAATTAATGCGGTGGGTACCGCAGAACGACCTATCATTTTCACCTCGGAGCAAGATAACATTCAAGTTGGTGAAACTGCTGGCACCAATCTTGACCAAAATGACAATGGGCTATGGGGTGGCGTTTTGGTCTTGGGAAATGCCCCGGCATCGCTTTCAGGTGACGTGACCGAAGAGCAAATTGAGGGTATTCCTGCCAGCGATACATTCGGGTTGTTTGGAGGAAATGATCCTGCAGATGACTCTGGAGACTTAGCTTATATTTCCATTCGCCATGGTGGTGCCTTGATTGGTGAGGGCAACGAAATCAATGGCCTTACTTTAGGTGGTGTCGGTTCTGGCACATCCATTTCAAACATAGAAATTGTAGGTAACGAAGATGATGGTTTGGAAATCTTTGGCGGTACAGTCGATGTAAGTAATGTGTTTGTGTGGTCGGTAGCAGATGATGGTATCGATTTAGATCAAGCTTGGTCTGGAACCTTGACCAATGGTATGGTGGTACAAGGATTGCGTTCTGACAGTGCCTTGGAGCTTGATGGTCCTGAGGGCAGCACAACGGGAGGCTTTACGTTGAACAATATTACTTTAGTGGGCAACACAGATGCTGCAGGCACGGGGTCACGACGGATAGCGGATTACCGTGACGGTCTTGAGGCCGATATCAACAATGTTTTCGTTACCGGATTCTCTGACGTGCAATTGGTACGGCTTAACGGAGACGAATCCGCCACTACTTACAACAACGATTTGTTGAATTTCATGGCATGGGAATTTGTGTTGCCGGCAGGTGTAGCGAATGTAAATGCAATGCACACTTTGAAAGACGTGACCATCGCCACGGATTTTGTAACCGACTCTTCGACTTGGGCAAGTGCCGTTGCCGAAGGTGCTGCGACCGTTGGTGCTGACACTTCAGCTTTCGCATGGACTTATTCCAATACCAAGGCAAATCTTGGCTTCTAAGATTGTCAGTTTTTAAATAAGTATAAATAAGAAACTCGCCCCGAGTAGTGGGGCGGGTTTTTTCTCTTAAAACCAAACAGATGCTGAAAAAAGCCTTACTTACGCTCTTCACATTGACCATTGCATATACCGCAATCGGTCAAAGCGGTATTAGCGGAACACTCTTTGACGGGGAGATAAACGACGTGTTACCGTTTGCCAATGTTTTGATTGAAGGTACATCAAAAGGTGCTACCTCTGATTTTGACGGCAAGTATGAAATTTCAATCGAGCCGGGCACTTATGCTTTAGTGGTTTCTTACTTGGGCTACGAGACCAAGAAAATAACAGATATTGTGGTAGAGCCCAATGAATATACCATTGTGGATGTCACCCTAAATTCGTCTGCAAACCAACTGGATGAAGTAGTTGTCACAACAAGTGTTACTAAAAATACAGAGGCCTCAGTATTGCAAGTACAGAAAGCATCGGTAAAATTATTGGACGGCCTATCACTGCAAAGTATCAAAAGAACCGGTGCCAACGATATTGCCTCTGCAGTCAAATCTGTTCCTGGAGTTTCTGTTCAAGGAGGCAAATATGTTTATGTGAGGGGCCTAGGCGATAGATATACCAAAACTACCTTAAACGGCATGGATGTACCCGGATTGGACCCGGACAGAAATACGCTTCAACTGGATCTATTTCCCACGACTATTCTGGATAACATACAGGTCGTAAAATCATTCACCCCCGAATCATCAGCCGATTTTACCGGTGGTTATGTCGACATTGTCACCAAAGATATTCCCTCCAAACAGGAATATAATCTTTCTGTGGGAGTTGGCTACAACTCCTCTATGCACTTCAATGATAATTTTTTGACTTCAAAGAAAAGTAGTACCGATTTTCTGGGTTTTGATAATGGTCAACGTGACCTACCGATTGGCCGTAGTGAGGTCATACCGCCCCCATCAGCAGACAATCCGGCCTTGACCCAGTTCACACAAAGGTTAGAGCCGGAAATGGCTGTCAAAAAAGACCAAAGCTTTATGAACTACAACTTTAGTTTTTCAGGGGGGAATCAGTACAGTATTGGTGAAGAGTCTAGGCTTGGTTTCTTGGCTTCTCTAAGCTATCGTAACACAACCGATTTTTTTCAAGATGCCGAGAACAATTTTTGGTTCAAAAACAGGTCAAGCAGTGCAATATATGAGTTGGAACCAGATCGCCTACAGAGTGGTGACATAGCCATTAACAATGTTTTAATCAGTGGACTTGCCGGGATAGCACTTAAAACAAAAAGGTCAAAATATAAGTTGAACATACTGCATATTCAAAATGGCGAGTCTAGAAATGCCTTTTTCAATGTAGCGTCTTTACTATTTGATGAAGTTCGCGGTGTACGGGATAATATTGAATACACCGAGAGATCGGTCACCAATGCGTTCTTGGGCGGAATCCATACCAGTTCTGATGCTTCATGGACAGTAGAATGGAAATTTTCCCCAACTCTTTCCATTATTAATGACAAAGATGTGCGTTTTTCATCATTTGAAATAAATGATGTTGGGGAATTGATAATAAGACCTAGTAGCTTTGGCCCCCCTACGAGAATATGGCGAGATCTTGAGGAAATCAATCTAGCTGGTAAACTTGATTTCACCAGAAAACATAAATTGTTCAATAAGAACGCGAAGCTGACTTTTGGTGGTGCCTACACCTATAAGGATAGGGACTTTGGTATAGACCAATATTTTCTGTCGGTTCTGCCGTCACCCGCCGTTCCGATTGATGGTAATTCAGATAATCTGCTAATACCGGAAAACATCTGGACCCCAGAAACGGATGCGGGAACTTACATAACCGGAAATTTTGAGCCGACGAACACTTTCGAGGCGTATTCTACCCTTGCGGCTGCACATATTGGTGAAGAATTCCAGTTATCCCCACGTTTGAAAAGCATTTTAGGCCTTCGTTATGAAAAGTTCGAACTTTTTTACACAGGCCAGAACAACCTTGGGGACATCGTTTTGAACGAAGAAAAAATTATCGATGTATCTGATATTTTTCCATCAGCCAACTTGATTTTTGACTTTAATGAAGAAGGGAATACAAAAGCAAGGGCATCATATTCTAAGACCACGGCCCGCCCATCCTTTAAAGAGGCCTCGATAGCCGAGATATTCGATCCTTTGACCAACAGGGTTTTTATTGGTAACCTTGATTTAGAACCTACTTATATCAATAATTTTGATTTACGTTTTGAAAGGTACGGTGAGAACTCCCAATTTTTTGCAATAAGCGCTTTCTACAAGACTTTTACCGACCCGATAGAATTAGTGGCTTTTGAGCAAGCCCCGGATAATTTTAAGCCACAGAACGTCGAGTCGGCACGGGTTTTCGGAGCAGAATTGGAAGTAAGGCAGTCCCTTGGAATTTTGAGCCCTGCCTTTAAAGAAGTCTCCTTGAATGCGAATTTCTCCGTAATAGATTCGCAAGTCGATATGAGCGAAACCGAATTCAACTCTCGCCAATTGGCTGCCCGAGAGGGAGAAAGAATAGAAGACACAAGAGAATTACAAGGGCAATCCCCATTCTTGATAAATCTTGGCGTGAATTATCGAGGTCAAAACAATGGATGGCAAGGGGGTCTTTTCTACAATGTTCAGGGAAAGACCCTAGAAGTAGTCGGAATCAGAGCGGTTCCTGACGTATATACCTTACCTTTCCACAATTTGACGATGTCAATAGGAAAGGAGTTTGGTAAGAATAGGAATTCTAGGATAACAGTGAGATTTTCGAACATTTTAGATGATAAAATAGAGAGTGTTTATCAATCGTTCAGGGCTAACGATCAGATTTACTCATTGCGTGATCCCGGTCAGACCATTTCTTTGGGTTATAGCTTAAATTTTTAACTAATTGAGTCAGTTAGTTTAAATGCCTGAAAGGCCTTGATATTGAAATCAGGGCCTTTTTTGTGCATTTCATCGAAAAGTGTAGTGTTTTTCTTTCCTCCAAAAAGCTTAGCAGGCTAAAATTTCTATATTTGTGGCATACCCTTTGCTACCAGTACTTTATGAAGCACTTTTACCTGATTGCATTCTTCTTTGTTTGCTCCCTGGGATTTTCACAACAATCTCAAGGTAAGGGTGATATTGACGGGCTCAAACTTTATCCAAATCCTGTAACAAACGGTAAAATCTTTATCAGCACCACCCTGAATGCCCCAAAAAAAATCCTGATTTTTGATATATTGGGCACTCAAGTCTTGCAGACAACCATTTTGGGCAAAGAATTGAACCTCTCTGATCTTGACAAAGGGGTCTATATTATTCGGGTCTTCGAAAAAGACAAGGTGGCTACCCGAAAGCTTATCATCCGATAATTTTAAAAGGGCTTCCCACTCTTTAAAACCGCACCTTCTTCACAAGTAAATTCCCTTTCACATCAAAGAAATGGCCTTTACCTACAAAAATTGGCGTTTCACAACATTTAGTACTTGATTGTAAGACATTTACATACCTTTACCCTGCTTATCCCAAATCAAGCATATGAAGAAAATCTACTTAATCCTCATTATGGTGATTCCAATATATGCCATGGGCCAAGACCTTGTAGAGGTCAACCACCCCAAGCCACAGGAGCTAAAGGGTTTTAAAATGTACCCAAACCCTGCTTATGGCGATGAAATCTATATTACCACCGCCACCAACGGCAACAAGAAGATTGCCGTCTATGATGTGTTTGGCGAACTGGTATTGACAGAGGTGATTACCACAAATACCTTGAACATTTCACGGTTGGTTCCTGGGGTGTATGTGCTGCAGGTAACCGAACGTAAAAAGACCATGACCCGAAAACTTGTGGTCAAATAATCACAGAAAACATTAAGTGCACAAAGGCCCTGACAATAGTCGGGGCTTTTTATTTTGGCTATTTTAGCCAATACCAATGGATGATGGGATAGCAAATAAAATTTTTGAAATTTCCGGCGAAAAGGATTTTGAACAAACGGCCCTGGAACTTTTTGGGCATCAATACCAAAACAATGCCGTTTACAAGACCTTTTGCGATCATTTAAGGAAAGCGCCGCCCAATGTCAAACAATTGGATGACATACCGTTTTTGCCCATCGAGTTTTTTAAATCACATCAGGTGGTCTCGGGCAAAAAAGATTATGCCCTGTGTTTTGAAAGCAGTGGTACCACTGGTGCTGAAACCAGCAAACACTTTGTGGCCGACCCATCGCTCTATAAAAAAAGCTTTTTGTTGGGTTTCGAGCGTTGTTACGGCCGGGTCGATGAACTGTGCATCTTGGCCCTATTGCCCTCATATCTTGAACGGCAAGGCTCATCGTTGGTCTTTATGGTGGAAGAACTCATCAAAAGAACCGGGCATCCTGACAGCGGTTTTTATCTCTACAATCACGATGAACTCCATCAAAAACTTCAAAAACTAGAGAAAACCAATACCAAATCACTCTTGATCGGGGTATCGTTTGCCCTATTGGATTTTGCCGAAAAATATCCGCAGCAACTAAAACACACCACGGTTATGGAAACGGGGGGTATGAAGGGCCGACGCAAAGAGCTGATCAGGGAAGAACTGCACAGACTCTTGACAACTGCCTTTGGGGTCGAAAAAATCCACTCAGAGTACGGGATGACCGAATTGCTCTCACAGGCCTATTCAAAAGGGAACGGTAGGTTTGAAGCCCCGCCATGGATGAAAATAATGATCCGCGACACCGAAGACCCCTTGCACTACCCGATAGTGGACAAAACAGGTGGGGTAAATGTCATTGACCTGGCCAATATCGACTCATGCGCTTTTATCGCCACCCAAGACTTGGGCAAGGCAAATGATGATGGCAGTTTTGAAATATTGGGCCGCTTTGACCACTCTGATGTGAGGGGCTGTAATTTGATGGCCCTGTAAGAATAAATCTCATTTTGCCTTATGTTCCATTTCAATAAAGGAATTGTGGGCGCATATTTAATTTACTTTTCCCTCTCTTTATTACGGCACTGTAAAAGACACAAAACAAATTGTCTTTCCCGATTTATTCGATTTCTATACGGTATGTTGCTCCTGCTCCTTGGCAGAATTATATAGATATCATTTAAAGACCAGTACAAAGTAATTCTTTTTGCCCCGCTGCAGTAAAACAAACTTATCGTTGATAAGGTCGTTCTTGGTGATGGTATGCTGCTGGCCCACTTTCTCTTTGTTTACAGAGATGGCGTTTTGCTTCAATTCCCTGATGGCTTCACCGTTCGATTTCAGAAATCCGGTTTTGGCGGCAAGGGCTGCTACCATATCCAACCCTTCATCAAGAACATCGCCGGAAAGCTCAGCTTGGGGCACCCCTTCAAAAACTTCTAGAAAGGTTTTTTCGTCGAGCTGCTTTAACTGGTCAGATGTCGACTTTCCAAAAAGTATTTCACTGGCCCTTACCGCGTTCTCAAAATCTTGCCGCGAATGCACCATAACGGTAACCTCCTCGGCCAATTTTTTCTGTAGAATTCTTAAGTGGGGTGCTTGGTTGTGTTCGCCCACCAGACTTTCTATTTCTTCTTTGGGCAAGAGGGTGAAAATCTTGATGTACTTTTCGGCATCCTCATCTGAGGTGTTCAGCCAATACTGATAGAATTTATAGGGTGATGTACGGTCGGCATCCAACCAAATATTACCACTTTCTGTCTTACCGAACTTAGATCCGTCTGCTTTGGTTATCAACGGGCAGGTTAGGGCATAGCCCTTGCCTCCATCAATTCTGCGAATAAGCTCTGTGCCGGTAGTGATGTTTCCCCATTGGTCGCTGCCGCCCATTTGTAATGTACAGTCGTATTCTCGATAGAGGTGCAAAAAATCGTAGCCTTGCACCAGCTGGTAGGTAAACTCGGTAAAAGACATGCCTTCTTTTGCGTCTGATGACAATCTTTTTTTCACAGAGTCTTTTGCCATCATATAATTGACGGTTATATGCTTGCCCACATCTCTAATGAAGTCCAGAAAAGAAAAATCCTTCATCCAATCATAATTGTTCACCAAAATCGCCGCATTCTTTTCGTCGCTTTCAAAATCGAGAAAACGGGCCAACTGTTCTTTGATGGCCTCTTGGTTGTGCCGCAACGTCTCTTCATCGAGCAGGTTTCGCTCGGCCGATTTTCCTGAGGGATCGCCAATCATACCGGTGGCGCCTCCCACCAGTGCAACAGGCCTGTGCCCCGCCAGCTGAAAATGTCGCAGCATCATCACACTGACCAAATGGCCAATATGCAACGAATCTGCCGTAGGGTCAATGCCCACATAAGCTGATTGTATGCCACGCAACAGGTGTTCTTCGGTACCGGGCATAACATCATGAAGCATGCCCCTCCATTCCAATTCCTTGACAAAATTCTTCGTCATTTTGAGCTTTTGGTTGAATTCTTGCAAATATAGAATGTTGTGCTACAATTACATCAATATTACCAAGCAATTCGGTACTTTTAGAGCATGGTTTTGGTAACGGGGGGCACAGGTCTTATCGGGTCGCACTTGCTGTTTGAGTTGTTGAAGAACAAACAGCCCGTGCGGGCCATTTATCGCTCTAAGAAGAGCCTTGAAAAGACAGAGAAGGTATTTTCGTACTATTCTGAACATCCCAAACAATTGATGGAAAAAATTGATTGGGTACAAGCCGATCTGCTCGATACTACCCAATTGAATCAAAGCATAAAGGACGTGCAATACGTTTACCATTGTGCCGCCTTGATATCTTTCAATCCCGCCGATTACCAAGAGTTGGTCAAGGTCAATGTGAAGGGTACGGCCAATATTGTCAATGTCTGTCTGGTAAACAGGGTCAAAAAGCTGTGCTACCTAAGTTCGATTGCCGCCTTGGGCACCCAAACAAACGGTACGCCGGTTACCGAGAACACCCCTTGGACGGATAAAAATGCCACGGTGTACGGTCTAACCAAAAGAAGGGCAGAACTAGAGGTATGGAGAGGTACCCAAGAGGGGCTTCCCGCGGTAATTCTAAATCCTGGTGTGGTGCTGGGACCCGGATTTTGGAAAAGTGGCAGCGGCTCCTTTTTTTACTTTGCCTCAAAAGGAAACAAAAAAGCACCCCCCGGGGGCACCGGTTTCGTCTCAATCAATGATGTGGTCAGGGGCTTGATTCAGGCTATGGGGCCGGGCATTTCTAAAGAACGTTTCATCTTTGTCTCTGAGAACCTTACCTATCTAGAGATACTGCAAAGAATCGCCCGCCGATTGGGCAAACCGGTTCCAGAGAAGGAATATGGCAAACTGGCCATCGAGGTTTTCTGGCGGCTTGATTGGGTGCGGTCCAAGCTATTGAACAAAAGAAGGCGACTGGCAAAACAAACCGCAAAGTCTTTGTT
This portion of the Flagellimonas lutaonensis genome encodes:
- the tyrS gene encoding tyrosine--tRNA ligase is translated as MTKNFVKELEWRGMLHDVMPGTEEHLLRGIQSAYVGIDPTADSLHIGHLVSVMMLRHFQLAGHRPVALVGGATGMIGDPSGKSAERNLLDEETLRHNQEAIKEQLARFLDFESDEKNAAILVNNYDWMKDFSFLDFIRDVGKHITVNYMMAKDSVKKRLSSDAKEGMSFTEFTYQLVQGYDFLHLYREYDCTLQMGGSDQWGNITTGTELIRRIDGGKGYALTCPLITKADGSKFGKTESGNIWLDADRTSPYKFYQYWLNTSDEDAEKYIKIFTLLPKEEIESLVGEHNQAPHLRILQKKLAEEVTVMVHSRQDFENAVRASEILFGKSTSDQLKQLDEKTFLEVFEGVPQAELSGDVLDEGLDMVAALAAKTGFLKSNGEAIRELKQNAISVNKEKVGQQHTITKNDLINDKFVLLQRGKKNYFVLVFK
- a CDS encoding T9SS type A sorting domain-containing protein; protein product: MKKIYLILIMVIPIYAMGQDLVEVNHPKPQELKGFKMYPNPAYGDEIYITTATNGNKKIAVYDVFGELVLTEVITTNTLNISRLVPGVYVLQVTERKKTMTRKLVVK
- a CDS encoding TonB-dependent receptor, with the translated sequence MLKKALLTLFTLTIAYTAIGQSGISGTLFDGEINDVLPFANVLIEGTSKGATSDFDGKYEISIEPGTYALVVSYLGYETKKITDIVVEPNEYTIVDVTLNSSANQLDEVVVTTSVTKNTEASVLQVQKASVKLLDGLSLQSIKRTGANDIASAVKSVPGVSVQGGKYVYVRGLGDRYTKTTLNGMDVPGLDPDRNTLQLDLFPTTILDNIQVVKSFTPESSADFTGGYVDIVTKDIPSKQEYNLSVGVGYNSSMHFNDNFLTSKKSSTDFLGFDNGQRDLPIGRSEVIPPPSADNPALTQFTQRLEPEMAVKKDQSFMNYNFSFSGGNQYSIGEESRLGFLASLSYRNTTDFFQDAENNFWFKNRSSSAIYELEPDRLQSGDIAINNVLISGLAGIALKTKRSKYKLNILHIQNGESRNAFFNVASLLFDEVRGVRDNIEYTERSVTNAFLGGIHTSSDASWTVEWKFSPTLSIINDKDVRFSSFEINDVGELIIRPSSFGPPTRIWRDLEEINLAGKLDFTRKHKLFNKNAKLTFGGAYTYKDRDFGIDQYFLSVLPSPAVPIDGNSDNLLIPENIWTPETDAGTYITGNFEPTNTFEAYSTLAAAHIGEEFQLSPRLKSILGLRYEKFELFYTGQNNLGDIVLNEEKIIDVSDIFPSANLIFDFNEEGNTKARASYSKTTARPSFKEASIAEIFDPLTNRVFIGNLDLEPTYINNFDLRFERYGENSQFFAISAFYKTFTDPIELVAFEQAPDNFKPQNVESARVFGAELEVRQSLGILSPAFKEVSLNANFSVIDSQVDMSETEFNSRQLAAREGERIEDTRELQGQSPFLINLGVNYRGQNNGWQGGLFYNVQGKTLEVVGIRAVPDVYTLPFHNLTMSIGKEFGKNRNSRITVRFSNILDDKIESVYQSFRANDQIYSLRDPGQTISLGYSLNF
- a CDS encoding acyl transferase — translated: MDDGIANKIFEISGEKDFEQTALELFGHQYQNNAVYKTFCDHLRKAPPNVKQLDDIPFLPIEFFKSHQVVSGKKDYALCFESSGTTGAETSKHFVADPSLYKKSFLLGFERCYGRVDELCILALLPSYLERQGSSLVFMVEELIKRTGHPDSGFYLYNHDELHQKLQKLEKTNTKSLLIGVSFALLDFAEKYPQQLKHTTVMETGGMKGRRKELIREELHRLLTTAFGVEKIHSEYGMTELLSQAYSKGNGRFEAPPWMKIMIRDTEDPLHYPIVDKTGGVNVIDLANIDSCAFIATQDLGKANDDGSFEILGRFDHSDVRGCNLMAL
- a CDS encoding T9SS type A sorting domain-containing protein — its product is MKHFYLIAFFFVCSLGFSQQSQGKGDIDGLKLYPNPVTNGKIFISTTLNAPKKILIFDILGTQVLQTTILGKELNLSDLDKGVYIIRVFEKDKVATRKLIIR
- a CDS encoding thrombospondin type 3 repeat-containing protein, with product MKKLFLFLIAAVTMTFIACSDDDNGPTPIIQDADGDGIEDSVDNCPNAANADQADNDNDGIGNVCDPTPNGEVATCNDGIKNGDETDVDFGGSCAGLITVTGEITEDTTWTRDNIYLLGGKVVVGVGVTLTIEPGTIIKGKSGSGSLASALIVQRGSKINAVGTAERPIIFTSEQDNIQVGETAGTNLDQNDNGLWGGVLVLGNAPASLSGDVTEEQIEGIPASDTFGLFGGNDPADDSGDLAYISIRHGGALIGEGNEINGLTLGGVGSGTSISNIEIVGNEDDGLEIFGGTVDVSNVFVWSVADDGIDLDQAWSGTLTNGMVVQGLRSDSALELDGPEGSTTGGFTLNNITLVGNTDAAGTGSRRIADYRDGLEADINNVFVTGFSDVQLVRLNGDESATTYNNDLLNFMAWEFVLPAGVANVNAMHTLKDVTIATDFVTDSSTWASAVAEGAATVGADTSAFAWTYSNTKANLGF
- a CDS encoding NAD-dependent epimerase/dehydratase family protein yields the protein MVLVTGGTGLIGSHLLFELLKNKQPVRAIYRSKKSLEKTEKVFSYYSEHPKQLMEKIDWVQADLLDTTQLNQSIKDVQYVYHCAALISFNPADYQELVKVNVKGTANIVNVCLVNRVKKLCYLSSIAALGTQTNGTPVTENTPWTDKNATVYGLTKRRAELEVWRGTQEGLPAVILNPGVVLGPGFWKSGSGSFFYFASKGNKKAPPGGTGFVSINDVVRGLIQAMGPGISKERFIFVSENLTYLEILQRIARRLGKPVPEKEYGKLAIEVFWRLDWVRSKLLNKRRRLAKQTAKSLFNRQYYSNKKATELLEFEFENLDTAIDFCCEKFKADFPEFF